The Mycobacterium riyadhense sequence TTGTGCCGACCCTTTCGGCGCCTTCTCCGGCGGACCCATTTCCTCGGCAAGCGTCAGCAGCCGGTCAAGTTCACCGACGGCATCATCCATCCCCGCCCAGGGGTCACCCATTTCGGCGAACCGGGCGGGCACGGTGGCAATGGTGAACGCCTCCGGACGGCAGTCGGCGACCTCATCCCAATGCAGCGGTGTGGATACCCGCGCATCCGGGGTGGCACGCACCGAGTAGGCCGACGCGACCGTGCGATCTTTGGCGTTCTGATTGAAGTCGACAAACACCCCCTCGCGTTCTTCTTTCCACCAGCGGCTGGTTGCCGCGTCGGGCACGCGCCGCTCGACTTCCCGTGCAACGGTTTGGGCGGCCAGCCGCACCTGGCGGAACGACCAGTGCGGAGCGATCCGGGCGTAGACATGGAAGCCTCGTGAGCCGGACGTCTTGGGCCACGCGACCAGCCCGTAGTCTTCGAGCACCTCGCGGGCTACCAGCGCGACCTCGATGATCCGCTGCCAGGTGACCCCGGGCATCGGGTCCAGGTCGATCCGCAGTTCGTCGGGGTGGTCGAGGTCGCTGGCGAGCACAGGATGTGGATTGAGGTCAATGCATCCCAGGTTGATCACCCATGCCAGTCCGGCGGCGTCATGGATGACGGCCTCTTTGGCCGATGTGCCGGATGCGTACCGCAGCTCGGCGACGTCCACCCAATCGGGCCGTTTCTCCGGGGCGCGCTTCTGAAACACCGCCTCTTCCGAGATGCCCTTGACGAAGCGCTTCAGAATCATTGGCCGGCCGGATACCCCGCGTAGCGCCCCGTCGGCGACGGACAGGTAGTACCGGACCAGGTCCAGCTTGGTTCGACCGGCCCGGCCGGGGCCACCACCTGAATTAGGAGCGGCGGGGAAAATCACCTTGTCCGGATGGGTAATGGTGACCTCGCATCCGGCCACCTCTAGTGACACCGGATCGGTCATAGGAGTCCATCGTAATTCCGGGCATACTTCCTGACCGCATTGCGACGGCCGTCACATATTGTGTGGCTATGCCTAACCTCAGTGACCTGCCCGGGCAAACTGTCGCCAAGATTGCGCAGTATGTCGAACGTGGCACCGCCGAATTGCACTACCTGCGCAAGATCATCGAATCGGGCGCGGTCGGGCTGGAACCGCCGCTGAACTACGCGGCGATGGCAGCCGATATCCGCAAGTGGGGCGAGATCGGCATGCTGGCGGCACACAACGCCAGGCGCAACCCCGATGGCTTGGCGCTCATCGACGAAGAGGGCACGCTCACCTACAAGGAGCTTGACGACGCCGCCCACGCGGTGGCCAATGGCCTTCTCGCCAAGGGCGTTCGCGGTGGCGACGGGGTCGCCATCCTGGCACGTAACCACCGCTGGTTCATCATCGCCAACTATGGCGCCGCCCGTGTCGGCGCTCGCATCGTCTTGCTCAACAGCGAATTCTCCGGCCCGCAAATCAAAGAGGTCTCCGAGCGCGAGGGCGCCAAGGTGATCATTTATGACGACGAGTACAGCAAGGCCGTCAGCAAAGCCGAGCCGGAGCTGGGTAAGCTGCGGGCGCTTGGCGTCAACCCCGACGCCGACCAGCCGTCCGGCAGTACCGATGAAACGCTGGCCGAGCTGATCGCGCGCAGCAGTACCGCACCCGCCCCGAAAGCCAGCAAGCACGCGTCGATCATCATCCTGACCAGCGGCACGACCGGCACGCCGAAGGGCGCCAACCGCAGCCTCCCGCCGACGCTGGCACCGGTCGGCGGTGTCTTGTCGCACGTTCCGTTCAAGGCCGGCGAGGTGACGTCGTTGCCGTCGCCGATGTTCCACGCCCTGGGCTATCTGCATGCCACGCTCGCGATGTTCCTGGGTTCGACGCTGGTGCTGCGGCGCAAGTTCAAGCCGCCGCTGGTGATTGAAGACATCGAGAAGCACAAGGCCACCGCCATAGTGGTGGTGCCGGTAATGCTGTCGCGCCTTCTCGACGCGGTCGAGAAGATGGACAAGAAGCCCGATCTGTCCAGCCTGAAGATCGTATTCGTATCCGGATCGCAATTGGGCGCCGAGCTGGCCACCCGCGCTCTCCGAGACCTGGGTCCGGTCATCTACAACATGTATGGCTCGACCGAGATCGCCTTCGCCAGCATCGCCGGACCCCAAGACCTGGAACGCAACGCCGCCACGGTCGGTCAGATCGTCAAGGGCGTCAAGTGCAAGATCCTCGACGACAACGGCAAGGAGCTGCCGCAGGGGGAGGTCGGCCGGATCTTTGTCGGCACCGCCTTCCCGTTCGAGGGCTATACCGGCGGTGGTCACAAGCAGATCATCGACGGCCTGATGTCGTCGGGTGATGTCGGCTACTTCGATGAGCATGGCCTGCTGTACGTCAGCGGCCGCGACGACGAGATGATCGTTTCCGGCGGCGAGAATGTGTTCCCGGCCGAAGTCGAGGATCTGATCAGCGGGCATCCCGACGTGGTCGAGGCCACCGCGATCGGTGTCGACGACAAGGAGTGGGGCGCCCGGCTGCGGGCATTCGTGGTCAAGAAGAAGGGCGCCAGCATTGATGAGGACACGGTTAAGCAGTATGTGCGCGATCACCTGGCCCGCTACAAGGTGCCGCGGGAAGTGATTTTCCTCGATGAGCTGCCGCGGAACCCCACCGGCAAGATCCTGAAGCGCGAGCTTCGCGAGATCGACGTGGACTAGCGCGAGCAGACACAAAAGCCCCCATTTCGGCACGAAAATGGGGGCTTTTGCGTCTGCTCGCCACAATTTGCTGTACATACGCAATCAGCACCCGTCTGTCCATAACGAATCCCCACCTTAATCAGCGTTTACTGACATGTGCTTATTTGTATATCAGTACCTCAGTATATACGCGCTGCCCTCGTAATACTGAGGTTTATAGATACTGAATACAGCATATACTGAATTTCGATCTGTCTAGCATCGGTGTGTCTACAAGGCAGCACTTGAACAGCCGATTAGGGCGACTATGCTGGTAACTAAAAATGCTATCCTTGGATAAAGAATTATTGGAATTAGCACCATTGCATTCGAGTCGGTTTCAACATCGTGGAAGGAGCTAGCACATGTTGATTTCACTGTCTTCGGTTCGTAGCGCGGTGGCTGGTGCGGTGAGCGCTGGCGTGCTGACGGGAGCGGCCCTGTTCGGCGCCGTCCCGGTGGCGCACGCCGCCCAGCCGCCTACGTCGGCGCCGCAGTTCGCAGCGACCAACACGCCCACCGGCGCGCCGGTCGTCCCCGGCGTGCTCCCGACCGATCCGCAGCATCCCGCCGACCTTGGCCGCGTCACCGCAATGGACGACTGGCGGGGTCCCTGGGGACCCTGGTGGCCGAAGTTGCCCAACTGGCCCAAGTGGCCCGGGTGGCACGGCGGACCCGGGTGGCACGGTGGACCCGGGTGGCACGGCGGGCCTGGGTGGCATGGTGGCCCTGGGTGGCATGGGGGCCACGGCGGCCACGGACGCTGAGCTGATGCGCGGGCCCTTAGGGATCGCGCGGCAGGCCCAGCAGCCGTTCGGCGATGATGTTCAGCTGCACCTCTGACGTGCCGCCGTAGATGGTGGTGGCGCGGCTGGCCAGCAGGTATTCGCCCCACTTACCCGGCAACTGGTCGGTGTCGCCGATCACGGCGTCGGTGCCAAATGACGACACGGCGAATTCGGCGTAACCCTGTCCGGTGCGCATCGACAACAGCTTTGAG is a genomic window containing:
- the fadD2 gene encoding long-chain-fatty-acid--CoA ligase FadD2; translated protein: MPNLSDLPGQTVAKIAQYVERGTAELHYLRKIIESGAVGLEPPLNYAAMAADIRKWGEIGMLAAHNARRNPDGLALIDEEGTLTYKELDDAAHAVANGLLAKGVRGGDGVAILARNHRWFIIANYGAARVGARIVLLNSEFSGPQIKEVSEREGAKVIIYDDEYSKAVSKAEPELGKLRALGVNPDADQPSGSTDETLAELIARSSTAPAPKASKHASIIILTSGTTGTPKGANRSLPPTLAPVGGVLSHVPFKAGEVTSLPSPMFHALGYLHATLAMFLGSTLVLRRKFKPPLVIEDIEKHKATAIVVVPVMLSRLLDAVEKMDKKPDLSSLKIVFVSGSQLGAELATRALRDLGPVIYNMYGSTEIAFASIAGPQDLERNAATVGQIVKGVKCKILDDNGKELPQGEVGRIFVGTAFPFEGYTGGGHKQIIDGLMSSGDVGYFDEHGLLYVSGRDDEMIVSGGENVFPAEVEDLISGHPDVVEATAIGVDDKEWGARLRAFVVKKKGASIDEDTVKQYVRDHLARYKVPREVIFLDELPRNPTGKILKRELREIDVD
- a CDS encoding DNA polymerase domain-containing protein encodes the protein MTDPVSLEVAGCEVTITHPDKVIFPAAPNSGGGPGRAGRTKLDLVRYYLSVADGALRGVSGRPMILKRFVKGISEEAVFQKRAPEKRPDWVDVAELRYASGTSAKEAVIHDAAGLAWVINLGCIDLNPHPVLASDLDHPDELRIDLDPMPGVTWQRIIEVALVAREVLEDYGLVAWPKTSGSRGFHVYARIAPHWSFRQVRLAAQTVAREVERRVPDAATSRWWKEEREGVFVDFNQNAKDRTVASAYSVRATPDARVSTPLHWDEVADCRPEAFTIATVPARFAEMGDPWAGMDDAVGELDRLLTLAEEMGPPEKAPKGSAQSGTAGRRQSVMPLIEIARTKTKDEAMAALDAWRGRYPDAAALLQPADVLVDGMRGPSSIWYRIRINLRHVPADQRPPQEELIADYSPWPG